A single genomic interval of Oxyura jamaicensis isolate SHBP4307 breed ruddy duck chromosome 26, BPBGC_Ojam_1.0, whole genome shotgun sequence harbors:
- the BCAS2 gene encoding pre-mRNA-splicing factor SPF27 isoform X1 → MAGPGLVAGDVVVDALPYFDQGYEAPGVREAAAALVEEETRRYRPTKNYLSYLPAQDYSAFETEIMRNEFERLAARQPLELLSMKRYELPAPSSGQKNDITAWQECVNNSMAQLEHQAVRIENLELMSQHGCNAWKVYNEHLVHMIEQAQKELQKLRKNIQDLNWQRKNMQLTAGAKLREMESTWVSLVSKNYEIERTIVQLENEIAQIKQQQGEANKENIQQDF, encoded by the exons aTGGCGGGGCCGGGGTTGGTGGCGGGCGACGTGGTGGTGGACGCGCTGCCCTACTTCGACCAGGGCTACGAGGCGCCGGGCGTCCGCGAGGCG GCCGCGGcgctggtggaggaggagacGCGGCGGTACCGGCCGACCAAGAACTACCTCAGCTACTTGCCGGCGCAGGACTACAGCGCCTTCGAG ACCGAGATCATGAGGAACGAGTTCGAGCGCCTGGCGGCCCGGCAGCCCCTGGAGCTGCTCAGCATGAAGAG GTACGAGCTGCCGGCCCCGTCCTCCGGCCAGAAGAACGACATCACGGCGTGGCAGGAGTGCGTGAACAATTCTATGGCGCAGCTGGAGCACCAGGCCGTCCGCATCGAGAACCTGGAGTTAATGTCTCAGCACGGCTGTAATGCTTGGAAGGTGTACAATGA GCATCTGGTTCATATGATAGAACAAGCCCAGAAGGAGCTTCAGAAGTTGAG gaaaaacaTTCAAGATCTGAACTGGCAACGAAAGAACATGCAGCTCACAGCTGGGGCTAAGCTACGAGAAATGGAATCTAC GTGGGTGTCTCTTGTCAGTAAAAACTATGAGATTGAACGAACAATTGTgcagctggaaaatgaaatagcaCAAATCAAACAGCAGCAGGGGGAAGCAAACAAGGAGAACATCCAGCAGGACTTCTGA
- the BCAS2 gene encoding pre-mRNA-splicing factor SPF27 isoform X2, translating into MAGPGLVAGDVVVDALPYFDQGYEAPGVREATEIMRNEFERLAARQPLELLSMKRYELPAPSSGQKNDITAWQECVNNSMAQLEHQAVRIENLELMSQHGCNAWKVYNEHLVHMIEQAQKELQKLRKNIQDLNWQRKNMQLTAGAKLREMESTWVSLVSKNYEIERTIVQLENEIAQIKQQQGEANKENIQQDF; encoded by the exons aTGGCGGGGCCGGGGTTGGTGGCGGGCGACGTGGTGGTGGACGCGCTGCCCTACTTCGACCAGGGCTACGAGGCGCCGGGCGTCCGCGAGGCG ACCGAGATCATGAGGAACGAGTTCGAGCGCCTGGCGGCCCGGCAGCCCCTGGAGCTGCTCAGCATGAAGAG GTACGAGCTGCCGGCCCCGTCCTCCGGCCAGAAGAACGACATCACGGCGTGGCAGGAGTGCGTGAACAATTCTATGGCGCAGCTGGAGCACCAGGCCGTCCGCATCGAGAACCTGGAGTTAATGTCTCAGCACGGCTGTAATGCTTGGAAGGTGTACAATGA GCATCTGGTTCATATGATAGAACAAGCCCAGAAGGAGCTTCAGAAGTTGAG gaaaaacaTTCAAGATCTGAACTGGCAACGAAAGAACATGCAGCTCACAGCTGGGGCTAAGCTACGAGAAATGGAATCTAC GTGGGTGTCTCTTGTCAGTAAAAACTATGAGATTGAACGAACAATTGTgcagctggaaaatgaaatagcaCAAATCAAACAGCAGCAGGGGGAAGCAAACAAGGAGAACATCCAGCAGGACTTCTGA